The Montipora capricornis isolate CH-2021 chromosome 6, ASM3666992v2, whole genome shotgun sequence genome has a window encoding:
- the LOC138053340 gene encoding QRFP-like peptide receptor, giving the protein MNTTTNSSACFDPLTPAPARIGVILAYCVTFIVSTVGNVFIGLIVYKRKTMRKPINLFIVNMAISDLLFLISVGIEIVLAFKPNSWIFRGISGDTMCKIKDLLPSFSVAVSIQSHVLISIDRFEAVVFPLRSPIINLSRCLVFIIATWIVALAINSPKCLAFKRSEHPEDFKCELKWNQMFGESSSYANYLLATFVVLFYLPIVLISSLYSIIICKLQSKERPGEYSLPAQKKRLKRNKNVLKMSFAIVAAFFLCWIPWSTCALLLAFDVGLPCGFFVFWVTVNIMLVSKSAINPCICFSFSRNYRTSVKEILKCFHKAPVN; this is encoded by the coding sequence ATGAACACGACAACCAACAGTTCAGCCTGCTTCgatccattgactcctgcaCCAGCACGAATTGGAGTTATCTTGGCTTACTGTGTTACCTTCATTGTTTCAACGGTTGGGAATGTTTTTATTGGGTTAATAGTGTACAAGAGAAAGACCATGAGAAAGCCCATCAATCTTTTCATAGTCAACATGGCCATTTCAGACCTTCTCTTTCTGATATCCGTGGGCATTGAAATAGTGCTCGCATTCAAGCCCAACTCGTGGATCTTTCGCGGGATCTCGGGCGatacaatgtgtaaaataaaagacCTATTACCAAGCTTCTCTGTTGCAGTGTCTATTCAAAGCCACGTTCTAATCTCAATAGATCGATTTGAAGCTGTTGTTTTCCCCTTGCGTTCACCAATCATCAATTTAAGTCGATGCTTGGTCTTCATTATTGCTACATGGATCGTCGCTTTAGCGATAAACTCGCCCAAATGCCTTGCCTTCAAACGAAGTGAACATCCTGAAGATTTCAAGTGCGAGCTGAAGTGGAATCAGATGTTTGGAGAATCATCCTCGTATGCAAATTACTTGCTGGCAACATTTGTTGTCCTGTTTTATCTCCCAATCGTCTTGATAAGCTCTCTTTATTCCATCATTATTTGCAAGCTCCAGTCAAAGGAGAGACCAGGCGAATATTCTCTCCCGGCCCAAAAGAAaagattgaaaagaaacaagaatgttTTGAAGATGTCATTTGCTATTGTAGCAGCCTTTTTTCTGTGTTGGATTCCTTGGAGCACCTGTGCCCTATTGCTAGCATTTGATGTTGGTTTGCCATGTGGGTTTTTCGTCTTCTGGGTAACCGTTAACATCATGTTGGTGTCAAAGAGTGCTATTAACCCTTGCATTTGCTTCAGTTTTAGCAGGAATTATCGCACGAGTGTCAAAGAGATTTTGAAGTGTTTTCACAAAGCTCCAGtgaattaa
- the LOC138051757 gene encoding QRFP-like peptide receptor, with translation MNKANNSSTCSYPLTDTTARIGVISSYCFIFVVSAVGNGSVGLIVYKIKTLSYRINFFIVNMAMSDLLFLISVGIAIMLAFKPSSWIFRGSSGDTMCKIKELLPSFSVAVSIQSLVLISVERFEAVVFPLRSPIINLSRCSVFIIVTWIVAIAINLPKCLAWKLSKHPEKIACELHWNQMFGESSSHANYLLATFAVLFYFPVVLITVLYSIIICKLQSQMTPGETSLQVQNERVRRNKNVLKMSIAIVIAFVLCWVPWSIGAILIEFDVSLPCGFFIFWITDNVLLVSNSAINPCICFTFSRNYQMSFKKILKCFHLTQRQRNTEQNEPNLQLVLSKRHGFLGLSMREKRFDYVTTEAI, from the coding sequence ATGAACAAGGCAAACAACAGCTCAACCTGCTCCTATCCATTGACTGATACAACAGCGAGAATCGGAGTGATCTCGTCGTATTGTTTTATCTTCGTTGTTTCAGCAGTTGGAAATGGTAGTGTTGGATTAATAGTATACAAGATAAAGACATTGAGTTATAGAATCAATTTTTTCATTGTCAACATGGCCATGTCAGACCTTCTCTTTCTGATATCCGTGGGCATTGCAATAATGCTAGCGTTCAAGCCCAGCTCATGGATCTTTCGCGGGAGCTCGGGCGatacaatgtgtaaaataaaagaactaCTACCAAGCTTCTCTGTTGCAGTCTCTATTCAGAGCCTGGTTCTAATCTCAGTCGAGCGATTTGAAGCTGTTGTTTTCCCCTTGCGTTCACCAATCATCAATTTAAGCCGATGCTCGGTCTTTATTATTGTTACATGGATCGTCGCTATAGCGATAAATTTGCCCAAATGTCTTGCCTGGAAACTCAGTAAACATCCTGAAAAAATTGCATGTGAGCTGCATTGGAACCAGATGTTTGGAGAATCATCTTCTCATGCAAATTACTTGCTGGCAACATTTGCTGTGTTATTTTACTTCCCGGTTGTCTTGATAACGGTTCTTTATTCCATCATTATTTGCAAGCTGCAGTCACAGATGACACCAGGGGAGACTTCGCTCCAGGTTCAGAACGAACGAGTTAGAAGAAACAAGAACGTGCTGAAGATGTCAATCGCTATCGTGATTGCCTTTGTTCTGTGTTGGGTGCCTTGGAGTATCGGTGCCATATTAATAGAATTTGATGTTAGTCTGCCGTGTGGCTTTTTCATCTTCTGGATTACGGACAACGTCCTTCTGGTGTCAAACAGTGCTATCAATCCTTGTATATGTTTTACATTTAGCAGGAATTATCAGAtgagtttcaaaaaaatattgaagtGTTTTCATCTCACACAGCGCCAGAGGAATACTGAGCAAAATGAACCGAACTTACAACTCGTACTATCGAAACGACATGGTTTCCTTGGACTTTCCATGAGGGAAAAACGCTTTGATTACGTTACGACTGAGGCAATATGA